A single region of the Patescibacteria group bacterium genome encodes:
- a CDS encoding DUF3467 domain-containing protein has translation MDQPNQQGQQQINVKAVDEILAGKYTNMMQVAHTKEEFVLDFMNILPPQGILNARVITSPGHMKRIIKALQDNMEKYEQSFGSINEAEAPKGTPFPII, from the coding sequence ATGGATCAACCTAATCAACAGGGTCAGCAACAAATCAATGTTAAGGCCGTTGACGAAATCCTGGCTGGTAAGTATACTAATATGATGCAGGTAGCGCACACTAAAGAAGAATTTGTCCTGGATTTTATGAATATTCTGCCGCCCCAGGGAATTTTAAATGCCAGAGTTATTACCAGCCCGGGCCACATGAAAAGAATTATTAAAGCCTTACAGGATAATATGGAAAAATATGAGCAGTCATTTGGCTCAATTAATGAGGCTGAGGCGCCTAAAGGCACGCCATTTCCGATTATTTAG
- the dnaJ gene encoding molecular chaperone DnaJ produces the protein MGKDYYNILGVAKSASKDEIKKAFREKAHVFHPDKPGGDEKKFKEINEAYQVLNNDQKRQQYDQFGATFDQQGGFGGGMGWEDFMRAARQGGGTYNNVDVDMGDLGDILGDLFGGGFGFGGNTRRRKTTTRGRDIEVDLNLDFKEAVFGTDKTIELYKLTACDRCNGNGAEPDTKISECQACKGQGNVRTVQRTILGHIQTVRDCPECGGEGKKPEKACTKCGGTGRTKQKTDINVKIPAGIDNGMSLKMSGAGEAGIKGGKAGDLYLHIHVKPDPYFKRENNNILTSIEIPFSAASLGAKIPVKTIDGEVELKIPAGTQSGNVFILRGKGAPHFQHYGSSWPKPGKGDQLVTVNIKTPEHLSKKQKELLEELRGEGI, from the coding sequence ATGGGAAAAGATTACTACAATATTTTAGGCGTGGCAAAAAGCGCTTCCAAAGACGAGATTAAAAAAGCCTTTCGCGAGAAGGCTCATGTTTTTCATCCAGATAAACCAGGCGGCGATGAAAAGAAATTTAAAGAAATCAATGAGGCTTACCAGGTTTTGAATAATGATCAGAAAAGGCAGCAATATGACCAGTTTGGAGCGACTTTTGATCAACAAGGCGGTTTTGGCGGTGGTATGGGTTGGGAAGATTTTATGCGCGCAGCCAGGCAAGGTGGGGGAACTTACAACAATGTTGATGTGGATATGGGAGATTTAGGTGATATTTTGGGTGATTTGTTTGGCGGTGGTTTTGGGTTTGGCGGAAATACGCGCAGACGCAAGACGACCACGCGCGGCCGTGACATTGAAGTTGATTTAAATCTTGATTTTAAAGAAGCTGTTTTTGGTACTGATAAAACAATTGAATTATACAAATTAACCGCCTGCGATAGGTGTAATGGCAATGGCGCTGAGCCAGACACCAAGATTTCTGAATGCCAGGCCTGCAAGGGCCAGGGCAATGTGCGTACTGTCCAGCGCACGATTTTGGGTCATATTCAGACAGTCAGAGATTGTCCTGAGTGCGGAGGCGAAGGCAAAAAGCCGGAAAAAGCCTGCACAAAATGTGGCGGTACAGGCAGAACAAAGCAAAAAACAGATATTAATGTAAAAATACCAGCTGGCATTGATAATGGCATGAGTTTGAAAATGTCAGGCGCTGGCGAGGCTGGGATTAAAGGCGGTAAGGCAGGAGATTTATACCTTCATATTCATGTTAAGCCGGATCCATATTTTAAACGTGAAAATAATAATATTTTAACCTCAATTGAAATACCATTTAGCGCTGCTTCCTTAGGCGCAAAAATTCCAGTTAAGACTATTGATGGCGAAGTTGAACTCAAAATTCCTGCTGGAACCCAGTCAGGCAATGTTTTTATTTTACGGGGCAAAGGCGCGCCTCATTTTCAGCATTATGGCTCGTCTTGGCCGAAGCCAGGCAAAGGCGATCAATTGGTGACAGTTAATATTAAAACCCCGGAACATTTGAGTAAAAAGCAAAAGGAATTGTTGGAGGAATTGAGGGGCGAGGGGATTTAA